A window of the Streptomyces finlayi genome harbors these coding sequences:
- a CDS encoding amidohydrolase: MTESTAPQSDHRTVLLRGGDVHSPADPFATAMVVERGHVAWVGSEGAADAFAGGVDEVIDLEGALVTPAFTDAHVHTTSTGLALTGLDLSGARSLPGALGLVRAYVSGRPGDRVLLGHGWDATRWPEQRPPTRAELDAAAGGRPVYLPRIDVHSAVVTTALLDLVPGVTGLAGYHPDAPLTGPAHHAVRSAAHGALSPRQRAEAQRAALRHAASLGIGTVHECAGPDISDEDDFTSLLALAAEQPGPRVHGYWAERISDEKGARRIRELGAIGAAGDLFVDGSLGSHTACLHEPYADAPHTGTAHLDTAEIAAHVTACTEAGLQAGFHAIGDAAVSAVVAGVRAASERLGLGRVRAARHRVEHAEMLTPETIAAFAELGLTASVQPAFDAAWGGDEGMYAQRLGAERARTLNPYAALLRTGVPLAFGSDSPVTPLDPWGTVRAAAFHRTPEHRISVRAGFTAHTRGGWRAVGRDDGGVLVPGAPADYAVWRTAELVVQAPDDRVARWSTDPRSGTPGLPDLTPGTELPVCLRTVVFGQSVYVRPNE; this comes from the coding sequence ATGACCGAGAGCACCGCCCCCCAGAGCGACCACCGCACCGTGCTGCTGCGCGGTGGAGACGTCCACAGTCCAGCCGACCCGTTCGCCACCGCGATGGTCGTAGAACGCGGGCACGTCGCCTGGGTGGGCTCGGAAGGGGCGGCCGACGCCTTCGCCGGCGGCGTCGACGAGGTGATCGACCTCGAGGGGGCCCTCGTCACCCCGGCCTTCACCGACGCCCACGTCCACACGACCTCCACCGGCCTCGCCCTCACCGGACTCGACCTCTCCGGCGCCCGCAGCCTCCCCGGCGCCCTCGGTCTCGTTCGCGCGTACGTGAGCGGCCGCCCGGGGGACCGGGTCCTGCTCGGCCACGGCTGGGATGCCACGCGCTGGCCCGAGCAGCGCCCGCCCACGCGTGCCGAGCTCGACGCCGCGGCCGGTGGCAGGCCCGTCTATCTGCCGCGTATCGACGTCCACTCCGCGGTCGTCACGACCGCCCTCCTGGACCTCGTCCCAGGTGTCACCGGGCTCGCCGGTTACCACCCTGACGCCCCCCTCACCGGCCCCGCCCACCACGCCGTGCGCTCCGCCGCCCACGGCGCCCTGTCGCCGCGTCAGCGGGCCGAGGCACAGCGCGCCGCCCTGCGGCACGCCGCCTCGCTCGGCATCGGAACGGTCCACGAGTGCGCGGGACCCGACATCTCCGACGAGGACGACTTCACGAGCCTGCTCGCACTCGCCGCCGAACAGCCGGGCCCCAGGGTGCACGGCTACTGGGCCGAGCGCATCAGCGACGAGAAGGGCGCGCGCCGCATCCGTGAGCTCGGGGCGATCGGGGCGGCCGGTGACCTCTTCGTCGACGGCTCCCTCGGCTCCCACACCGCATGCCTTCATGAGCCGTACGCGGACGCCCCGCACACCGGCACCGCCCATCTGGACACCGCGGAGATCGCCGCCCATGTCACCGCCTGCACCGAGGCAGGACTCCAGGCAGGCTTCCACGCCATCGGCGACGCGGCCGTCTCCGCCGTCGTGGCGGGCGTCCGGGCCGCGTCCGAGAGGCTCGGACTCGGCCGCGTCCGCGCCGCCAGGCACCGGGTCGAGCACGCCGAGATGCTCACCCCCGAGACCATCGCCGCCTTCGCCGAGCTGGGCCTCACCGCCTCCGTCCAGCCCGCCTTCGACGCGGCCTGGGGCGGCGACGAGGGCATGTACGCCCAGCGCCTCGGTGCCGAGCGGGCCAGGACCCTGAACCCGTACGCGGCTCTCCTGCGCACCGGTGTGCCGCTGGCCTTCGGCTCGGACAGCCCGGTGACCCCCCTCGACCCGTGGGGCACCGTGCGGGCCGCCGCGTTCCATCGGACGCCCGAGCACCGCATCTCCGTACGGGCGGGATTCACCGCCCACACCCGTGGCGGCTGGCGGGCCGTCGGCCGCGACGACGGCGGCGTTCTCGTGCCCGGCGCCCCGGCCGACTACGCGGTCTGGCGTACGGCCGAACTGGTCGTCCAGGCCCCCGACGACCGGGTCGCCCGCTGGTCGACCGACCCCCGGTCCGGTACCCCTGGCCTGCCGGATCTCACTCCGGGCACCGAACTCCCGGTCTGTCTGCGCACCGTGGTGTTCGGACAAAGTGTCTACGTACGGCCGAACGAGTGA
- a CDS encoding polyprenol monophosphomannose synthase, with product MNDGGQRQYGPLGRVLVIIPTYNEAENIEPIVGRVRAAVPDADILVADDNSPDGTGKVADELAAGDGNVHVLHRKGKEGLGAAYLAGFRWGTEHGYGVLVEMDADGSHQPEELPRLLTALKGADLVLGSRWVPGGRVVNWPKHREVISRGGSLYSRMLLGLSVRDVTGGYRAFRTETLAGLGLDEVASQGYCFQVDLARRSVEAGYHVVEVPITFMEREIGDSKMSRDILVEALWRVTGWGLTSRANKVLGRKAP from the coding sequence GTGAACGACGGCGGTCAGCGGCAGTACGGCCCGCTCGGCAGAGTCCTGGTCATCATCCCGACCTACAACGAGGCCGAGAACATCGAGCCGATCGTTGGCCGGGTGCGTGCCGCCGTTCCCGATGCCGACATCCTGGTCGCCGACGACAACAGCCCCGACGGCACCGGCAAGGTCGCCGACGAGCTGGCGGCGGGCGACGGCAACGTCCACGTCCTGCACCGCAAGGGCAAGGAGGGGCTCGGTGCCGCGTACCTGGCGGGCTTCCGCTGGGGGACCGAGCACGGCTACGGCGTCCTGGTCGAGATGGACGCCGACGGCTCGCACCAGCCCGAGGAACTGCCCCGGCTGCTCACCGCGCTGAAGGGCGCCGACCTGGTTCTCGGTTCGCGCTGGGTGCCGGGCGGGCGGGTCGTGAACTGGCCCAAGCACCGCGAGGTCATCTCCCGCGGCGGCAGCCTCTACTCGCGGATGCTGCTGGGCCTGTCCGTGCGGGACGTCACCGGCGGCTACCGCGCCTTCCGCACGGAGACCCTGGCCGGCCTCGGTCTCGACGAGGTCGCCTCGCAGGGCTACTGCTTCCAGGTCGATCTGGCCCGGCGCTCCGTCGAGGCGGGCTATCACGTCGTCGAGGTCCCCATCACCTTCATGGAGCGCGAGATCGGCGACTCGAAGATGAGTCGCGACATCCTCGTCGAGGCGCTGTGGCGGGTCACCGGCTGGGGTCTCACGAGCCGGGCCAACAAGGTCCTGGGCCGCAAGGCCCCTTGA
- a CDS encoding Lrp/AsnC family transcriptional regulator translates to MEELDRQIVELLVKDGRMSYTDLGKATGLSTSAVHQRVRRLEQRGVIRGYAAVVDPEAVGLPLTAFISVKPFDPSAPDDISERLAEVRELEACHSVAGDENYILKVRVGTPLELEHLLTRIRTLAGVSTRTTVVLSTPYEARPPHI, encoded by the coding sequence ATGGAGGAGCTGGACCGTCAGATTGTGGAGTTGCTCGTCAAGGACGGCCGGATGAGCTACACCGACCTGGGCAAGGCCACGGGCCTGTCCACCTCGGCCGTTCATCAGCGTGTCCGCCGGCTGGAGCAGCGCGGGGTGATCCGGGGCTATGCCGCGGTCGTCGACCCCGAGGCCGTCGGCCTGCCCCTCACCGCGTTCATCTCGGTGAAGCCGTTCGACCCCAGCGCCCCCGACGACATCTCGGAGCGGCTCGCCGAGGTGCGCGAGCTGGAGGCCTGCCACAGCGTGGCGGGCGACGAGAACTACATCCTCAAGGTGCGCGTGGGGACCCCCCTCGAACTGGAGCACCTGCTCACCCGCATCCGCACCCTCGCGGGTGTGTCGACGCGTACCACGGTCGTCCTCTCCACCCCGTACGAGGCGCGGCCGCCCCACATCTGA
- a CDS encoding peptidase C39 family protein, producing the protein MTRPTSRRTVLTAALAAAATGGAVAAAGPATAAASLAAAPTGTASPVDNRFWNTYTDWRCGSGAGTRVVAGRRPGLEISAPAGRGDYTDPHTGRTSSWEYATWTSPVHRSTVPATEVIASWNAHTPAGTWIQVELRGSYSDGTETPWYVMGRWAAGDGDIRRTSVDDQGDGKSSVWTDTFSVDDAASGLRLLSYRLRLTLHRTPGTTRTPTVRRVGAMASDIPDRFTVPATTPGLARELLVPRYSQNVHVGEYPEYDNGGEAWCSPTSSQMIIEYWGRRPTAEDLAWVRPGIADPQICHAARYTFDYQYEGCGNWPFNAAYAATYKDMGAVVTRLGSLTDLEKLIGAGIPVITSQSFIKEELTGAGYGTSGHLMTVIGFTADGDVIANDPASPSNEAVRRVYRRREWENIWLRTKRYDATGRVRGGTGGVCYVYFPATATAAQSRVLKGLGIL; encoded by the coding sequence ATGACCAGACCGACTTCGCGCAGAACCGTGCTGACCGCCGCGCTCGCGGCAGCCGCGACCGGCGGCGCGGTGGCCGCCGCCGGGCCCGCGACGGCCGCGGCATCCCTCGCGGCCGCCCCCACCGGGACGGCTTCGCCGGTGGACAACCGCTTCTGGAACACGTACACCGACTGGCGCTGCGGCTCCGGAGCGGGCACCCGGGTCGTCGCGGGCCGCAGGCCCGGGCTGGAGATCTCCGCCCCCGCCGGGCGCGGCGACTACACCGACCCGCACACCGGCAGGACCAGTTCCTGGGAGTACGCCACGTGGACCTCGCCGGTCCACCGCTCCACCGTCCCCGCCACCGAAGTGATCGCCTCCTGGAACGCCCACACCCCGGCGGGCACATGGATCCAGGTCGAGCTGCGCGGCAGCTACTCCGACGGCACCGAAACCCCCTGGTACGTGATGGGCCGCTGGGCGGCCGGTGACGGGGACATCCGGCGCACCTCGGTCGACGACCAGGGCGACGGCAAGAGTTCGGTGTGGACCGACACCTTCTCCGTGGACGACGCGGCGAGCGGGCTCCGGCTCCTCTCGTACCGGCTGCGCCTCACCCTCCACCGCACCCCCGGGACCACTCGCACGCCCACGGTCCGGCGGGTCGGCGCGATGGCCTCCGACATCCCGGACCGTTTCACCGTCCCCGCCACCACGCCCGGCCTCGCCCGTGAGCTGCTGGTTCCGCGGTACTCGCAGAACGTCCACGTGGGGGAGTACCCCGAGTACGACAACGGGGGCGAGGCCTGGTGCAGTCCCACCTCCTCCCAGATGATCATCGAGTACTGGGGGCGCAGGCCCACCGCCGAGGACCTGGCCTGGGTGAGGCCGGGGATCGCCGACCCGCAGATTTGCCACGCGGCCCGGTACACGTTCGACTACCAGTACGAGGGCTGCGGCAACTGGCCCTTCAACGCCGCCTACGCCGCCACGTACAAGGACATGGGCGCCGTGGTCACCCGGCTCGGCTCCCTGACGGACCTGGAGAAGCTGATCGGTGCCGGCATCCCGGTGATCACGTCGCAGTCCTTCATCAAGGAGGAGCTGACCGGGGCGGGCTACGGCACCTCGGGCCACCTGATGACGGTGATCGGCTTCACCGCCGACGGAGACGTGATCGCGAACGACCCCGCCTCGCCCTCCAACGAGGCCGTACGCCGTGTCTACCGACGCCGCGAGTGGGAGAACATCTGGCTCCGTACGAAGCGCTACGACGCCACCGGCCGGGTCAGAGGAGGCACGGGAGGGGTCTGCTACGTCTACTTCCCCGCCACTGCGACGGCGGCGCAGAGCCGGGTCCTGAAGGGGCTCGGAATCCTCTGA
- the yczE gene encoding membrane protein YczE, translating into MSDSTGGSRTHLTRRLIQLYGGLALYGASSALLVRAELGLEPWGVLHQGLTELTGISIGVVSIIVGAIVLLLWIPLRQRPGLGTVSNVFVVGLAMDGTLAVVPAIHGLGAQIPAAAVGILLNGAATGLYISARFGPGPRDGLMTGLNRATGRSIRLVRTSIEVAVVVTGFLLGGSLGAGTVLYALAIGPLAQFFLRVFAVPGPTVVTPEPAAVPAGAAGLSPGQAILPR; encoded by the coding sequence TTGTCCGATTCCACCGGCGGGAGCCGGACTCATCTCACCCGGCGGCTGATCCAGCTGTACGGGGGCCTGGCTCTGTACGGGGCCAGTTCGGCCCTGCTGGTCCGCGCCGAGCTGGGCCTGGAACCCTGGGGTGTCCTGCACCAGGGCCTCACCGAGCTGACCGGCATCTCGATCGGCGTCGTCTCGATCATCGTCGGCGCGATCGTGCTGCTGCTGTGGATACCGCTCAGGCAGCGCCCCGGTCTCGGCACCGTCTCCAACGTCTTCGTCGTCGGTCTCGCCATGGACGGCACACTCGCCGTCGTACCGGCGATCCACGGGCTCGGCGCGCAGATCCCGGCGGCGGCCGTCGGAATCCTGCTCAACGGTGCGGCGACGGGGCTGTACATCTCGGCGCGGTTCGGACCCGGCCCGCGCGACGGGCTGATGACCGGCCTCAACCGGGCCACCGGGCGCTCCATCCGGCTGGTCCGTACGTCGATCGAGGTGGCCGTCGTGGTGACCGGATTCCTGCTCGGCGGCTCGCTGGGCGCCGGCACGGTCCTGTACGCCCTGGCGATCGGCCCGCTCGCCCAGTTCTTCCTGCGTGTGTTCGCCGTCCCGGGGCCCACCGTCGTCACCCCGGAGCCCGCCGCGGTCCCCGCCGGGGCCGCCGGGCTGTCACCCGGGCAGGCGATACTGCCGCGATGA
- a CDS encoding RNA polymerase-binding protein RbpA, producing MSERALRGTRLVVTSYETDRGIDLAPRQAVEYACQNGHRFEMPFSVEADIPPEWECKACGVMALLVDGDGPEEKKGKPARTHWDMLMERRTREELEEVLAERLAVLRSGAMNIAVHPRDSRKSA from the coding sequence ATGAGTGAGCGAGCTCTCCGCGGCACGCGACTCGTGGTTACCAGCTACGAGACGGACCGCGGCATCGATCTGGCCCCGCGCCAGGCGGTGGAGTACGCATGCCAGAACGGACATCGATTTGAGATGCCGTTCTCGGTAGAGGCGGACATTCCGCCGGAGTGGGAGTGCAAGGCGTGCGGCGTCATGGCACTCCTGGTTGACGGGGATGGCCCCGAAGAGAAGAAGGGCAAGCCTGCGCGCACGCACTGGGACATGCTCATGGAGCGGCGCACCCGCGAGGAGCTTGAGGAGGTGCTGGCCGAGAGGCTGGCGGTTCTGCGCTCCGGAGCCATGAACATTGCCGTGCACCCGCGGGACAGCAGGAAGTCTGCCTGA
- a CDS encoding uridine kinase family protein has protein sequence MNDLTPGLAGLARRLRSLPPSCGPVRLVAVDGHAGSGKSTFAARLSDALGDAPVLHLDDLATHDELFAWTERLREQVLVPFSRAEPARCTPYDWTRRRFGPARTLEPAPVVLMEGVGSGRREVRPVLAALLWMELASGPSWERGRRRDGPALGEFWDGWTAAEERHFAEDPSRPYADALIRQLPVGYEWLKGPRPTTGANLFVTESEGLAPPP, from the coding sequence ATGAACGACCTCACCCCCGGCCTCGCCGGGCTCGCCCGCCGTCTGCGGTCCCTGCCCCCGTCCTGCGGCCCGGTGCGGCTGGTGGCGGTCGACGGTCACGCCGGTTCGGGCAAGAGCACGTTCGCGGCCCGGCTCTCCGATGCGCTCGGAGACGCGCCCGTACTGCACCTCGACGACCTGGCGACCCACGACGAGCTCTTCGCGTGGACGGAACGGCTGCGCGAGCAGGTGCTCGTCCCCTTCTCGCGCGCCGAGCCTGCGCGCTGCACGCCGTACGACTGGACGCGGCGGCGCTTCGGGCCCGCGCGGACGCTGGAGCCCGCTCCCGTGGTGCTGATGGAGGGTGTCGGGTCGGGGCGGCGGGAGGTGCGCCCGGTGCTTGCGGCGCTGCTCTGGATGGAGCTGGCGAGCGGCCCGTCCTGGGAACGCGGCCGGCGCCGCGACGGCCCCGCGCTCGGCGAGTTCTGGGACGGCTGGACAGCCGCCGAGGAACGGCATTTCGCCGAGGACCCCTCACGGCCCTACGCCGATGCCCTGATACGGCAGTTGCCCGTGGGATACGAGTGGCTGAAGGGACCACGCCCCACCACAGGGGCGAACCTTTTCGTCACCGAGAGTGAAGGCTTGGCGCCGCCCCCCTGA
- a CDS encoding glycerophosphodiester phosphodiesterase family protein, whose product MTHGRHPYLDHPSTIPFAHRGGAADGMENTAAAFRRAAGAGYRYFETDVHTTSDGRLVAFHDTTLDRVTDAVGRISALPWSEVSRARVAGREPLPLFEELLEEFPDARWNVDIKAEPALTPLVGLIRRTGAWDRVCVGSFSESRVARAHRLAGPRLATSYGVRGVLGLRLRSYGIPAALRAGAVCAQVPESQNGIRVVDRGFLRAAHARGLQVHVWTVNDAERMAALLDLGVDGIMTDHIETLRTVLSERGAWA is encoded by the coding sequence ATGACTCATGGACGCCATCCCTACCTGGACCATCCCTCGACGATTCCGTTCGCCCACCGCGGCGGAGCGGCGGACGGCATGGAGAACACCGCGGCGGCCTTCCGGCGGGCCGCGGGCGCCGGATACCGCTACTTCGAGACCGATGTGCACACGACGTCCGACGGCCGGCTGGTGGCCTTCCACGACACCACGCTCGACCGGGTGACGGATGCCGTGGGACGCATCTCCGCGCTGCCGTGGAGCGAGGTGAGCCGGGCGCGCGTAGCGGGACGCGAGCCCCTGCCGCTCTTCGAAGAACTGCTGGAGGAGTTCCCGGACGCGCGGTGGAACGTCGACATCAAGGCGGAGCCGGCCCTCACGCCGCTCGTCGGACTGATCCGCAGAACCGGCGCCTGGGACCGGGTGTGCGTCGGCTCGTTCTCGGAGTCCCGGGTGGCCCGGGCCCACCGGCTGGCGGGCCCGCGCCTGGCGACCTCGTACGGCGTGCGCGGCGTCCTGGGACTGCGGCTGCGTTCGTACGGGATTCCGGCGGCACTCCGGGCCGGCGCCGTGTGCGCGCAGGTCCCGGAGAGCCAGAACGGCATCCGGGTGGTGGACCGGGGTTTCCTCCGGGCCGCGCACGCAAGGGGGCTCCAGGTGCACGTGTGGACGGTCAACGACGCGGAACGGATGGCGGCGCTCCTGGACCTCGGAGTGGATGGCATCATGACCGATCACATCGAGACGCTGCGCACGGTGCTGAGCGAGCGGGGGGCCTGGGCCTGA
- the fxsA gene encoding FxsA family membrane protein produces MTTATPPPERPKRSRARRLLPLALAAWVVLEIWLLTVVAEAASGFVVLLLLVAGAVLGAVVMKSAGRRAFRNLTETLQQMPGQPGAQAVPPGPAPGRKGNGFLMLGGLLLMIPGLISDVAGLLLLVPPVRSALGRYTERSLERRMRAASPGSLSDAFQQARMHRPDGKVVQGEVVREDGTEAPPRAGEGPRPPLTP; encoded by the coding sequence ATGACGACGGCCACACCGCCCCCCGAACGTCCCAAGCGCTCACGCGCCCGCAGGCTGCTGCCCCTGGCCCTCGCCGCCTGGGTGGTGCTGGAGATCTGGCTGCTGACGGTGGTCGCGGAAGCGGCGAGCGGCTTCGTCGTGCTGCTGCTCCTGGTGGCCGGGGCCGTGCTCGGGGCCGTGGTGATGAAGAGCGCGGGCCGACGGGCCTTCCGCAACCTCACCGAGACGCTCCAGCAGATGCCCGGACAGCCCGGCGCCCAGGCCGTGCCGCCCGGCCCGGCCCCGGGCCGCAAGGGCAACGGCTTCCTGATGCTGGGCGGTCTGCTCCTGATGATCCCGGGGCTGATCTCCGACGTGGCGGGCCTGCTCCTGCTGGTGCCGCCGGTCCGGTCCGCTCTCGGGCGGTACACGGAGCGGTCTCTCGAGCGCCGGATGCGGGCCGCTTCTCCCGGCAGTCTCTCGGACGCCTTCCAGCAGGCCCGGATGCACCGCCCCGACGGCAAGGTCGTGCAGGGCGAGGTCGTTCGCGAGGACGGCACCGAGGCCCCTCCTCGCGCCGGCGAGGGACCCAGGCCGCCCCTGACTCCCTGA
- a CDS encoding MFS transporter, with protein sequence MSTGTAGTADPAERPTGADERRREQRGWYFYDFACSVYSTSVLTVFLGPYLTSVAKAAADAEGFVHPLGIPVRAGSLFAYTVSMSVVVAVLLMPVAGAAADRTGRKKPLLAVAAYTGALATTGMFFLDGDRYLLGAFLLIVANASISVSMVLYNAYLPQIAEPDERDAVSSRGWAFGYTSGALVLVLNLVLYTGHDSFGLSESEAVRVCLASAGVWWGAFTLVPLRRLRDRKVRPGGPGAVGSGWKQLLATLRDMRRHPLTLSFLLAYLVYNDGIQTVISQASLYGSEELGLDQTTLITVVLLVQVLAVAGALGMGRLARVYGAKRTILASLVVWTLILLAAYVLPAGEPAFFYSLAAAIGLVLGGSQALSRSLFSHLVPRGKEAEYFSAYEMSDRGLSWLGPLVFGLAYQLTSSYREALLSLVIFFALGTVLLARVPVRAAVAAAGNPVPARI encoded by the coding sequence GTGAGCACCGGTACCGCAGGAACGGCCGATCCGGCGGAGCGGCCCACCGGGGCCGATGAGCGCCGCCGTGAGCAACGCGGCTGGTACTTCTACGACTTCGCCTGCTCCGTCTATTCGACGAGCGTCCTCACGGTGTTCCTCGGCCCGTATCTGACGTCGGTCGCCAAGGCCGCCGCCGACGCCGAGGGGTTCGTTCACCCGCTGGGCATACCCGTGCGCGCCGGATCGCTGTTCGCGTACACCGTTTCGATGTCCGTGGTCGTGGCCGTCCTGCTCATGCCGGTGGCGGGGGCCGCGGCGGACCGCACGGGGCGCAAGAAGCCCCTGCTGGCCGTCGCCGCGTACACGGGTGCGCTGGCCACGACCGGCATGTTCTTCCTGGACGGCGACCGCTATCTGCTCGGCGCGTTCCTCCTGATAGTGGCCAACGCCTCGATCTCCGTGTCGATGGTGCTGTACAACGCCTACCTCCCGCAGATCGCGGAGCCCGACGAACGGGACGCGGTCTCCTCCCGGGGCTGGGCCTTCGGATACACCTCGGGCGCGCTCGTCCTGGTGCTCAATCTCGTCCTCTACACGGGGCACGACTCGTTCGGTCTCTCCGAGTCCGAGGCGGTACGGGTCTGCCTCGCCTCCGCGGGCGTCTGGTGGGGCGCCTTCACCCTCGTGCCCCTGCGGCGGCTGCGCGACCGGAAGGTGCGCCCCGGCGGGCCGGGCGCGGTCGGCTCGGGCTGGAAGCAGTTGCTGGCGACCCTTCGCGATATGCGCCGTCATCCGCTGACGCTGTCGTTCCTGCTGGCCTACCTCGTCTACAACGACGGGATCCAGACGGTGATCTCACAGGCGTCGCTGTACGGCTCCGAGGAGCTGGGCCTGGACCAGACGACGCTGATCACGGTCGTACTGCTGGTGCAGGTGCTGGCGGTGGCGGGCGCGCTGGGGATGGGGCGGCTGGCCCGGGTGTACGGCGCGAAGCGCACGATCCTGGCGTCCCTGGTCGTCTGGACGCTGATTCTTCTGGCCGCGTATGTGCTTCCGGCGGGTGAACCGGCCTTCTTCTACTCCCTGGCGGCCGCCATCGGCCTGGTTCTCGGCGGCAGCCAGGCCCTGTCGCGCTCGCTCTTCTCCCACCTGGTGCCGCGCGGCAAAGAGGCCGAGTACTTCTCCGCGTACGAGATGAGCGACCGCGGGCTGAGCTGGCTGGGGCCCCTCGTGTTCGGCCTCGCGTACCAGCTGACCAGCAGTTACCGGGAGGCGCTGCTCTCGTTGGTGATCTTCTTCGCGCTCGGTACGGTGCTGCTGGCGCGGGTGCCGGTGCGGGCCGCGGTGGCGGCGGCGGGCAACCCCGTTCCGGCCCGGATTTAG
- a CDS encoding acyl-CoA dehydrogenase family protein — translation MPDRAPQLVERSLPTEESRQLVALVRDIVSREIAPRAAEEEEAGLFPREIFTLLSESGLLGLPYDSDHGGGDQPYEVYLQVLEELAAARLTVGLGVSVHSLACHALAGFGTKEQQATHLPAMLSGGLLGAYCLSEPSSGSDAASLRTKAVRDGEGASGSGGDWILTGTKAWITHGGVADFYTVLARTGVDGPRGITAFLVPGDAEGLSAALPEKKMGMKGSPTTQLNFDGVRVSDSRRIGEEGQGFAIALSALDSGRLGIAACAIGVAQAALTEAVEYATGRRQFGRPIADFQGLRFMLADMATQIEAGRSLYLAAARLRDAGRPFSREAAMAKLFCTDAAMRVTTDAVQVLGGYGYTLDFPVERLMREAKVLQIVEGTNQIQRMVIARHLAGPETR, via the coding sequence ATGCCCGACCGTGCCCCGCAGCTGGTGGAACGAAGCCTGCCCACCGAGGAGTCCCGGCAGCTCGTCGCGCTCGTCCGCGACATCGTGTCCAGGGAGATCGCGCCCCGCGCGGCCGAGGAGGAGGAAGCGGGCCTGTTCCCGCGTGAGATCTTCACCCTGCTCTCCGAGTCCGGACTGCTCGGACTGCCCTACGACTCGGACCACGGCGGCGGCGACCAGCCGTACGAGGTCTATCTCCAGGTCCTGGAGGAGCTGGCGGCCGCCCGTCTCACCGTCGGTCTCGGCGTCAGCGTCCACTCGCTCGCCTGCCACGCACTCGCCGGATTCGGCACCAAGGAGCAGCAGGCCACGCACCTCCCGGCGATGCTCTCCGGCGGCCTGCTGGGCGCCTACTGCCTCTCCGAGCCGTCGTCGGGTTCCGACGCCGCCTCGCTGCGAACGAAGGCCGTACGCGACGGAGAGGGCGCCTCCGGCTCCGGCGGGGACTGGATCCTCACGGGCACGAAGGCGTGGATCACCCACGGCGGTGTCGCCGACTTCTACACGGTGCTGGCACGCACGGGCGTCGACGGTCCGCGCGGCATCACGGCCTTCCTCGTCCCGGGTGACGCCGAAGGGCTCAGCGCTGCCCTCCCCGAGAAGAAGATGGGGATGAAGGGCTCGCCCACCACCCAGCTGAACTTCGACGGAGTCAGGGTTTCCGACTCCCGTCGCATCGGCGAGGAGGGGCAGGGCTTCGCCATCGCCCTGTCCGCGCTCGACTCCGGGCGCCTCGGCATCGCCGCCTGCGCCATCGGTGTGGCCCAGGCCGCTCTCACGGAAGCGGTCGAATACGCCACCGGGCGACGCCAGTTCGGCCGTCCCATCGCCGACTTCCAGGGCCTGCGGTTCATGCTCGCGGACATGGCCACGCAGATCGAGGCCGGCCGGTCGCTCTACCTGGCGGCGGCCCGGCTGCGCGACGCCGGCCGGCCGTTCTCGCGGGAGGCGGCGATGGCGAAGCTGTTCTGCACGGACGCTGCCATGCGGGTGACCACGGACGCCGTCCAGGTGCTCGGCGGATACGGCTACACGCTCGACTTCCCCGTCGAACGCCTGATGCGCGAGGCCAAGGTGCTCCAGATCGTCGAGGGCACCAATCAGATCCAGCGCATGGTCATCGCCCGCCACCTCGCGGGTCCCGAGACGCGCTGA